One part of the Halobacteriovoraceae bacterium genome encodes these proteins:
- the pfkA gene encoding 6-phosphofructokinase — protein sequence MKKIAVLCSGGDAPGMNAAVRSVVRTGLGEGLEVYGIQRGYLGLLEGKFRKMNAASVGNTIQHGGTVIQTSRCEEFKTVEGRKKAHDILKSQHIDGLIVIGGDGSFNGAHLLHAEHSFPVIGIPGTIDNDISGTNYTIGFDTAVSTAVSAVDKIRDTASSHDRTFIVEVMGRRSPAIALHVGVCSGAENIVFPNEELNCAQLANDIKRGLSRGKMSSIIIVEEGEKPGDISYELKKRLELEHQLQSHVCVLGHVQRGGNPSPLDRFLASKMGNLAVMSLLEGKTEHAIVYTHGKVQVTDLKDCLKKKTEYLTEYKDLARKLSI from the coding sequence ATGAAGAAAATTGCAGTTTTGTGTTCTGGAGGAGATGCTCCTGGAATGAATGCGGCCGTTCGTTCTGTTGTTAGAACTGGTTTGGGTGAAGGATTAGAAGTCTATGGTATTCAAAGAGGGTATTTAGGACTTTTAGAGGGTAAATTTCGCAAAATGAATGCTGCTTCTGTCGGTAATACTATCCAACATGGAGGAACGGTTATTCAAACTTCCCGCTGTGAAGAATTTAAAACAGTCGAGGGAAGAAAGAAGGCCCATGATATATTAAAGTCTCAACACATTGATGGTCTAATTGTTATTGGTGGAGATGGTTCCTTTAATGGAGCTCATCTCTTACATGCGGAACATTCTTTTCCAGTCATTGGAATTCCAGGTACTATAGATAATGATATTTCAGGAACAAATTATACAATTGGTTTTGATACTGCTGTATCAACTGCGGTTTCAGCAGTAGATAAAATACGAGATACTGCATCTTCACATGACCGAACCTTTATAGTGGAAGTTATGGGAAGAAGATCACCAGCAATTGCACTTCATGTAGGGGTATGCTCTGGTGCTGAGAATATTGTTTTTCCAAATGAGGAGCTAAATTGTGCTCAACTTGCAAATGATATAAAAAGAGGACTCTCAAGAGGTAAAATGTCTTCAATAATTATCGTTGAAGAGGGAGAAAAACCTGGTGATATAAGTTATGAACTCAAAAAGAGACTTGAGTTGGAGCATCAGTTACAGTCTCATGTTTGTGTTTTAGGTCATGTCCAAAGGGGTGGAAATCCCTCTCCGCTAGATAGATTTTTAGCGTCTAAAATGGGAAATCTTGCCGTCATGAGTTTACTTGAGGGAAAGACTGAACATGCGATTGTCTATACCCATGGAAAAGTTCAAGTTACAGACTTAAAGGATTGTTTAAAAAAGAAAACAGAGTATCTGACAGAGTACAAAGATTTAGCAAGAAAGCTATCAATTTAA
- a CDS encoding Glu/Leu/Phe/Val dehydrogenase, which translates to MSLFDSPLFKDAFEQLEEASQVGNLDPNIVERLKYPKRALQVAVPIRLDDGTVKTFMGYRVQHNMTLGPGKGGIRYHPKVDLSETAALAMLMTFKCALVGLPLGGAKGGIQVDPNELSRQELQSLTRRYATEISMMIGPQVDIPAPDIGTDGQTMAWFLDTYSQEKGYTVPGVVTGKPIAVGGSLGRAEATGKGVAYCINFAADEIGMDIGSETTVAIHGFGKVGIPAAQDLYEQGAKVVAVSDVSGGIYDPNGIDIRKAVEWVHERKFLKDLPGAQHISNEELLGLDVDILIPAAIDGVVTKENMRNVKAKIIAEGANGPLTREAIEYLSGKGSFIIPDILCNAGGVIVSYFEWVQGLQNFFWDLEQINGKLHYILKQSFEKVVHTSKHYNIDMKKAAFIAALERLQKAMRLRGLFPS; encoded by the coding sequence ATGAGCTTATTTGATAGTCCCTTATTTAAGGATGCTTTTGAACAATTAGAAGAGGCCTCTCAAGTTGGAAATCTAGATCCAAATATCGTAGAGAGACTAAAATATCCCAAACGTGCTCTTCAAGTTGCTGTTCCTATTCGATTAGATGACGGAACAGTGAAAACGTTCATGGGTTACAGAGTTCAACACAATATGACTCTTGGACCTGGTAAGGGTGGAATCCGTTATCATCCAAAGGTTGACTTGTCTGAAACTGCGGCACTTGCGATGCTTATGACGTTTAAATGTGCTCTCGTAGGTCTACCTCTTGGAGGTGCAAAAGGTGGAATCCAAGTCGACCCGAATGAATTATCTCGTCAAGAGCTTCAGTCTCTTACAAGAAGATATGCTACAGAAATCAGCATGATGATTGGGCCTCAAGTTGATATCCCTGCTCCAGATATTGGAACAGATGGACAAACCATGGCCTGGTTTTTAGATACTTATTCACAAGAGAAAGGTTACACAGTTCCTGGTGTCGTCACAGGTAAGCCTATTGCAGTTGGTGGCTCATTAGGAAGGGCAGAGGCCACTGGTAAGGGAGTTGCGTATTGTATTAATTTTGCTGCTGATGAAATTGGAATGGATATTGGAAGTGAAACAACTGTGGCGATACATGGTTTTGGTAAAGTTGGTATTCCAGCGGCCCAAGATCTTTATGAACAGGGAGCAAAAGTTGTGGCCGTCTCTGATGTTTCAGGAGGGATTTATGACCCAAATGGAATTGATATTAGAAAGGCCGTTGAATGGGTTCATGAAAGAAAGTTTCTAAAAGATCTTCCTGGTGCTCAACATATTTCAAATGAAGAGCTTTTGGGACTAGATGTTGATATCCTCATTCCTGCGGCAATTGATGGAGTTGTTACAAAAGAAAACATGAGAAATGTAAAGGCCAAGATTATTGCTGAAGGTGCAAACGGACCACTTACTCGTGAAGCAATAGAATATTTATCAGGAAAAGGTTCCTTCATTATTCCAGATATTCTTTGTAATGCTGGAGGTGTTATCGTATCTTATTTTGAATGGGTTCAAGGTTTACAAAATTTCTTTTGGGATCTTGAGCAAATTAATGGAAAGCTACATTACATTCTTAAGCAGTCTTTTGAAAAAGTTGTCCATACATCAAAACACTATAATATTGATATGAAAAAGGCAGCTTTTATTGCTGCACTTGAAAGACTACAAAAGGCGATGAGATTAAGAGGGTTGTTTCCATCATAA
- the nadA gene encoding quinolinate synthase NadA, producing the protein MIDLFGNNIENTEPITQTELSDEEVLFEIDQLKAELKEKLIILGHHYQQDDIIRFADIKGDSLALAQKAKETKAEYIMFCGVHFMAETADIVTHGKRTVVLPDLRAGCSMADMASAEDINKAWSFFKSATDEKIVPITYINCAASLKSFVGKNEGSICTSSNAKKVIKWALEKGDKLLFFPDQHLGRNTCFELGIPLEEMVVYDPNYQNGGLSSKQIQNAKVILWYGLCSVHQGFTKEQVLTIKKNNPRMEVIVHPECNFEVFSAADDAGSTAYIIDKIKRAPAGSEFAVGTEINLVNRLAHEMTDKKIISLSPYQCLCTTMYRIRPRWLLASMRAIKNNNPINVIKVDKTTREFSLRALEAMFKIT; encoded by the coding sequence ATGATAGATCTATTTGGAAATAACATTGAAAATACAGAACCTATTACTCAAACTGAACTTAGCGATGAAGAAGTTCTTTTTGAAATTGATCAACTTAAAGCTGAGTTGAAAGAAAAGCTAATTATTTTAGGCCATCACTATCAGCAAGATGATATTATCCGCTTTGCTGATATCAAAGGTGATTCTCTAGCATTGGCCCAAAAAGCAAAAGAGACAAAAGCAGAATATATTATGTTTTGCGGAGTACATTTTATGGCCGAAACAGCTGATATCGTAACACATGGGAAACGAACAGTAGTTCTACCAGATCTAAGAGCAGGTTGCTCTATGGCGGATATGGCCAGTGCTGAAGATATCAATAAAGCATGGAGTTTTTTTAAAAGTGCTACAGATGAAAAAATTGTCCCTATTACATATATAAATTGTGCTGCAAGTTTAAAATCTTTTGTTGGTAAGAATGAAGGAAGTATTTGTACCTCAAGCAATGCCAAAAAAGTAATCAAATGGGCCTTAGAAAAAGGGGATAAATTACTCTTCTTTCCTGATCAACATTTGGGTAGAAACACTTGCTTTGAACTTGGAATACCACTTGAAGAAATGGTTGTTTATGATCCAAACTATCAAAATGGAGGACTCTCGTCCAAACAAATTCAAAACGCAAAAGTTATATTATGGTATGGACTTTGCTCGGTACATCAAGGTTTTACAAAAGAACAGGTGTTAACTATTAAGAAAAATAATCCTAGGATGGAAGTGATAGTTCATCCTGAATGCAATTTTGAAGTTTTTTCTGCTGCGGATGATGCTGGTTCTACGGCGTATATAATAGATAAAATTAAACGAGCTCCTGCAGGTAGTGAATTTGCAGTTGGGACAGAAATAAATTTAGTCAATCGTCTAGCGCATGAAATGACTGATAAAAAAATAATCTCCCTCTCTCCTTATCAATGTTTGTGTACAACCATGTATCGAATTCGCCCAAGATGGTTGCTTGCCTCTATGCGGGCCATAAAAAACAATAATCCCATAAATGTAATCAAAGTGGATAAGACAACGAGGGAGTTTTCTCTAAGAGCGCTTGAAGCTATGTTTAAAATTACTTAA
- a CDS encoding prepilin-type N-terminal cleavage/methylation domain-containing protein, whose amino-acid sequence MKTTEKVDSRGFSLVEMMVAVTVSTLLIYLGQHQYIEMQKHKFNSEQTIEQKHMQRILFIKMVKRSKDIIWRYFDMDNTLMNDSETLLSKKVDYSENNEILTEIQTSMSDMIVSRGYNNKNEIPFLVDSHTKEVYRRIEIPNENADGGLNIKLNLDSTFISRCSPAEGLLNMNDDKIDNQTKIESIKGLTRRPFVYKKNGKDKIFVRCCPMGSLGNCDDGDIETAPMNWFPQLFIVEYGLKSDGLSTDYSINKMKISQFPVLEDTRAVEGAGFVTYFNKEKDRPSLIETYYFILGNRCEFQTRKNKGTLSPYELCNDYQKKTRIGLSSYQNIPGN is encoded by the coding sequence TTGAAAACAACTGAAAAAGTAGACTCCAGGGGGTTTTCACTTGTTGAGATGATGGTTGCAGTTACTGTATCAACTTTATTGATATACTTAGGGCAACATCAATACATCGAGATGCAAAAGCATAAATTTAATTCTGAACAAACGATAGAACAAAAACATATGCAAAGGATCTTATTTATTAAAATGGTCAAAAGATCGAAGGATATTATTTGGCGTTATTTTGATATGGATAATACTCTAATGAATGACTCTGAAACACTTTTATCGAAAAAAGTTGATTACTCAGAAAATAATGAAATCTTAACCGAAATTCAAACTTCTATGTCCGATATGATTGTATCAAGAGGGTATAATAATAAAAATGAAATCCCTTTCCTTGTCGATTCTCATACTAAAGAAGTTTATAGAAGAATTGAAATCCCAAATGAAAACGCAGATGGTGGACTAAATATAAAATTAAACCTTGATTCAACATTTATATCAAGATGTTCACCTGCAGAGGGTCTATTGAATATGAATGATGATAAAATCGATAATCAAACTAAAATAGAATCAATAAAAGGATTAACAAGAAGACCTTTTGTTTATAAAAAAAATGGCAAAGACAAAATTTTCGTTAGATGCTGTCCTATGGGTTCTCTAGGCAACTGCGATGATGGTGATATTGAAACTGCTCCAATGAATTGGTTTCCTCAACTCTTCATAGTCGAATATGGTCTCAAGAGTGATGGTTTATCAACAGATTATTCGATTAATAAAATGAAAATTTCTCAATTTCCAGTTTTAGAAGATACTCGCGCAGTTGAAGGCGCAGGTTTTGTAACTTATTTCAATAAAGAAAAAGATAGGCCATCTCTCATTGAGACTTACTATTTTATCTTAGGTAATAGATGCGAATTTCAAACTAGAAAAAATAAAGGAACTCTATCTCCATACGAATTATGCAATGATTACCAAAAGAAAACTAGAATTGGGCTCAGTTCCTATCAAAATATTCCTGGAAACTAG
- a CDS encoding ParB/RepB/Spo0J family partition protein, whose product MAKEFAPRVSKRERDSIDLAQKVGQEIFNLSDDKLLRGAKLTEIKLKDITVKAQVRTKFNDDSIKELAANIKANGLIQPLVLNKEGDKHILICGERRFRAMSSINMEKAPCFVLDNKSKEELMAIQFSENSSREALHYIDKADGIYNYQKATKSSERKIVEALGISKTEVHRSLIIAKLPKNIKESAKVYDIEKYVLIEFAAIPNNNLKKEILNKINAGEITKRAQLKKALKSGSAEVLPKSKTTKKNAISADVSANAFIKAMNAKSKDMNIDKETQKILKSLMDESRELVDGV is encoded by the coding sequence ATGGCAAAAGAATTTGCACCAAGAGTATCTAAAAGAGAAAGAGACTCAATTGATTTAGCACAAAAAGTAGGTCAGGAAATTTTTAATTTATCTGACGATAAACTACTTCGAGGGGCCAAGCTGACTGAGATAAAACTGAAGGACATCACAGTTAAGGCCCAAGTCCGAACGAAATTCAATGATGATTCAATTAAAGAGTTGGCAGCAAATATTAAGGCCAATGGTCTTATTCAACCACTTGTTTTGAACAAAGAAGGTGATAAACATATATTGATTTGTGGAGAAAGAAGATTTAGGGCAATGAGCTCTATAAATATGGAGAAGGCCCCATGTTTTGTTTTGGATAATAAATCTAAAGAAGAGTTAATGGCCATACAGTTTTCTGAAAACTCCTCAAGAGAGGCCCTACATTATATAGACAAGGCAGATGGAATTTATAATTACCAAAAAGCAACAAAATCAAGTGAGAGAAAAATAGTCGAGGCCCTTGGAATTTCAAAAACTGAAGTTCATAGAAGCTTGATCATTGCAAAGCTGCCAAAGAATATTAAAGAATCTGCAAAAGTTTATGACATTGAGAAGTATGTATTAATTGAATTTGCAGCAATTCCAAATAATAATCTTAAAAAAGAGATATTGAATAAAATAAACGCAGGTGAAATAACAAAAAGGGCGCAATTAAAAAAGGCCCTTAAAAGTGGTAGTGCAGAAGTTTTACCTAAGTCAAAAACAACTAAGAAAAATGCAATTTCAGCAGATGTGTCGGCCAATGCATTCATTAAGGCAATGAACGCAAAATCCAAAGATATGAATATTGACAAAGAAACTCAAAAAATACTCAAGAGTTTAATGGATGAATCTAGAGAACTTGTTGATGGTGTGTAG
- a CDS encoding ParA family protein, whose product MEVITVANNKGGVGKTMQCYQLLCHLANKGKKVLAIDLDSQANLSSTLNVTIQRTLIPEWLIGDVETEDVIVEIEGDDEFYKNIKLIPSSRHLANLSKLLILSEGEIRKDAGRKERLLKKRLSEASLDFDYIVIDTPPMLGDELIMSLVASDRILIPTQAQDYSIDGLEELMDTFEIIKDTENPNLQFSIIPSMFNSRRKIERQRIGELAQSFDITPPVRNLVQMQESISLKRPIFKFGKRSRGKQDYDALWESLDL is encoded by the coding sequence ATGGAAGTTATCACAGTCGCCAATAACAAAGGCGGGGTCGGAAAGACCATGCAGTGTTATCAACTTTTATGTCATCTAGCAAATAAGGGCAAAAAGGTCTTGGCCATTGATTTAGATTCACAGGCCAATTTAAGCTCAACATTGAACGTGACAATTCAGAGGACACTAATTCCTGAATGGCTGATTGGCGATGTTGAAACAGAGGATGTCATCGTTGAAATTGAAGGGGATGATGAGTTTTACAAGAATATAAAACTCATTCCTTCGAGTAGGCATCTTGCAAATTTATCAAAATTACTTATTTTATCTGAGGGTGAAATTCGTAAAGATGCAGGAAGAAAAGAGAGGCTTCTCAAAAAGAGATTGAGTGAAGCAAGTTTAGATTTCGATTATATTGTCATTGATACCCCTCCGATGTTAGGAGATGAACTTATCATGTCTCTTGTTGCTAGTGATAGGATACTCATACCCACTCAAGCACAGGATTATTCAATCGATGGACTTGAAGAATTGATGGATACTTTTGAGATTATTAAGGATACAGAGAATCCAAATCTTCAGTTTTCAATAATCCCTTCCATGTTTAATTCAAGAAGGAAAATTGAAAGACAAAGAATCGGTGAGCTAGCTCAATCATTTGATATAACCCCTCCTGTGCGTAATCTTGTTCAGATGCAAGAATCAATTTCTCTAAAACGACCAATATTTAAGTTTGGAAAAAGAAGTAGAGGAAAGCAAGACTATGATGCACTTTGGGAATCGTTAGATCTATAA
- a CDS encoding rhodanese-like domain-containing protein, translated as MPIKSLTVQELKDKLDAGESLTLIDCREQEEWDEGHIKEAIFMPLSTFKENFKNLKVEKGSQIIIQCRSGRRSMSACYILEDNDFTDLYNLEGGILDWEKAGLPVER; from the coding sequence ATGCCTATTAAATCCCTCACTGTACAAGAACTAAAAGATAAACTTGATGCTGGAGAGTCACTGACATTAATTGATTGCAGAGAACAAGAAGAATGGGATGAAGGACATATTAAAGAGGCCATATTCATGCCTTTAAGTACATTTAAGGAAAACTTTAAAAATCTTAAAGTTGAAAAAGGCTCACAAATAATAATTCAGTGTAGAAGCGGTAGAAGAAGTATGAGCGCTTGCTATATTTTAGAAGATAATGACTTTACTGACCTTTATAATTTAGAAGGGGGAATTCTCGATTGGGAGAAGGCCGGACTTCCAGTAGAAAGATAA
- a CDS encoding 2,3-bisphosphoglycerate-independent phosphoglycerate mutase: MSEVFNSATRCLLMILDGFGINPESKSNAIQAASTKCLDKLFSDYPFTTLIPGGQRVGLPKGVFGNSEVGHMNIGAGRPVRQDLVRINEAIQNQTFKNLFQLKELIKTARNNSGRVHLVTLLSDGGVHSHIDHLKEVIKCLNDEDKKIEIFVHAFMDGRDTSRDSGIKYLQELLDFKINYSFTLASVQGRSIGMDRDRRWEKIKLCMDTFCAKGKILDIDPISYLKEEYAQGRYDEFIYPILFKREYAIFEKDCLFTLNFRPDRMIQLALAFNWSQFKEFERDFIPPYYLCMTPYVQDEVELPILFDKEPVPGGLTEYLSALGKKQLKIAETEKYAHVTYFFNGGRKEPFPGEEQILIPSPKEVKTYDEKPEMSAYEVADKLREKLDDESISFYCVNFANSDMVGHTGNFEAAVKAIEALDQCVEKIAKKCLQDGIALIITADHGNSDIMKYPDGSPHTSHSDANVPFCLVHSKFKNKKFKLNKNNFALKDIAPTILSVLGIKPPDNFEGVSIF; encoded by the coding sequence ATGAGTGAAGTATTCAACAGCGCAACGCGCTGTCTTCTAATGATTCTTGATGGATTTGGCATAAATCCAGAGAGTAAGTCAAATGCAATTCAAGCAGCAAGCACTAAATGTTTAGATAAACTCTTTTCTGATTATCCATTTACAACTCTTATACCCGGAGGTCAAAGAGTTGGACTTCCAAAAGGTGTTTTTGGAAATTCCGAAGTTGGACATATGAATATTGGTGCAGGAAGACCAGTTAGACAAGATTTAGTAAGAATCAATGAAGCTATCCAAAACCAAACTTTTAAAAATTTATTTCAATTAAAAGAACTTATAAAAACGGCAAGAAATAATAGTGGGCGAGTACATCTTGTAACACTACTTTCAGATGGTGGGGTACACTCTCATATAGATCATTTAAAAGAAGTTATTAAGTGTTTGAATGATGAAGATAAAAAAATTGAAATCTTTGTTCATGCGTTTATGGATGGGAGAGACACTTCACGAGATAGTGGAATAAAATACCTGCAAGAGTTATTAGACTTTAAAATAAATTATTCTTTCACATTGGCCTCTGTTCAAGGACGTTCAATTGGAATGGACAGAGATCGTCGCTGGGAAAAGATTAAATTGTGTATGGATACTTTTTGTGCAAAAGGAAAGATTCTCGACATTGACCCAATTTCTTATTTGAAAGAGGAATACGCTCAAGGAAGATATGATGAGTTTATCTATCCTATTTTATTTAAAAGAGAATACGCAATATTTGAAAAAGATTGTCTATTCACTTTAAATTTCAGGCCTGATAGAATGATTCAACTGGCCCTGGCCTTCAACTGGAGTCAATTCAAAGAATTTGAAAGAGACTTTATACCTCCCTATTATTTATGTATGACTCCTTATGTTCAAGATGAAGTCGAATTACCCATACTCTTTGATAAAGAGCCAGTTCCAGGAGGACTTACAGAGTATTTATCTGCTCTTGGTAAAAAACAATTAAAAATAGCTGAAACTGAGAAATATGCCCATGTTACTTATTTCTTTAATGGTGGACGAAAGGAACCTTTTCCAGGAGAGGAACAAATCCTCATTCCTTCACCAAAAGAAGTGAAAACGTATGACGAGAAACCAGAAATGAGTGCTTATGAAGTCGCTGATAAATTACGAGAGAAACTAGATGATGAATCAATTTCATTTTACTGTGTTAATTTTGCAAACTCAGACATGGTAGGACATACCGGAAACTTTGAAGCAGCAGTAAAAGCAATTGAGGCCCTTGATCAATGTGTAGAAAAAATAGCAAAGAAATGTCTTCAAGATGGTATCGCCCTAATTATTACTGCTGATCATGGAAATAGCGATATTATGAAATATCCAGACGGTTCACCACATACTTCACATTCTGATGCAAATGTCCCTTTTTGCTTAGTACACTCGAAATTTAAAAACAAAAAGTTTAAACTTAATAAAAATAACTTCGCTTTAAAGGATATTGCTCCTACAATATTATCGGTGTTGGGGATAAAACCTCCAGATAATTTTGAAGGTGTAAGTATATTTTGA